Proteins co-encoded in one Spirosoma endbachense genomic window:
- a CDS encoding DUF2147 domain-containing protein: MNAYRLTALVLLLLLTLSAYAPQPDDADLLVGKWLSSRKKNQVQIYKQGNKYYGRLVWMAEPTDPATNKPKLDSQNPDEKLRNRPLLNLVMVTNLSYKGNNVWSDGQIYNPEDGKTYSCDLTLKDPNSLDLHGYIMGIPFLGKTKTWTRVK, from the coding sequence ATGAACGCATATCGCTTAACCGCTTTAGTCCTATTGCTTTTGCTAACGTTATCGGCCTATGCTCCCCAACCCGATGATGCAGACCTCCTGGTTGGAAAATGGCTTAGCTCCAGAAAGAAAAATCAGGTTCAAATTTATAAGCAGGGCAATAAATATTATGGTCGACTGGTATGGATGGCCGAACCGACTGATCCGGCTACCAATAAGCCAAAATTGGATAGCCAGAATCCAGATGAAAAACTACGAAATCGACCACTGCTTAACCTGGTCATGGTGACCAATCTGAGCTATAAAGGCAATAATGTCTGGAGCGATGGACAGATTTATAATCCGGAAGATGGAAAGACTTACAGCTGCGATTTAACCCTCAAAGACCCAAATTCACTGGATCTGCATGGTTATATCATGGGAATACCGTTTTTAGGAAAAACCAAAACCTGGACACGTGTCAAGTAA
- a CDS encoding response regulator, translating to MADIGIIYYEDNRELREGLSYLIQATPGLSLRGAFGNCQHLPDEIRSLRPDVVLMDIDLPGLSGIDAVPLVKAILPATQVLMLTVFDDEDKIFRAIRNGASGYLLKHTSPAELIAAIFDLHRGGSPMTASIARKILQHFQQPKARPTEEYNLSARELDIVKGLVSGYSYKLIADELHISIDTVRSHIRSIYDKLQVNSKTEAVLKAMREGLV from the coding sequence ATGGCTGATATCGGCATTATATACTACGAAGATAACCGCGAACTACGCGAAGGATTGTCATATTTGATTCAGGCAACGCCCGGCCTGTCATTACGCGGAGCATTCGGCAACTGTCAGCATCTGCCCGATGAAATCCGGTCACTCCGCCCGGATGTGGTATTAATGGATATTGATTTGCCGGGTCTGAGCGGGATAGATGCCGTACCGCTGGTTAAAGCCATTTTGCCTGCGACTCAGGTGCTGATGCTGACCGTATTTGATGATGAAGACAAGATATTTCGGGCGATTCGCAACGGAGCCAGCGGCTACTTGCTCAAGCATACATCACCGGCAGAACTGATAGCCGCCATTTTCGATCTGCACCGGGGTGGATCGCCCATGACTGCAAGCATTGCCCGGAAAATATTGCAGCACTTTCAGCAGCCCAAAGCACGGCCAACGGAAGAGTATAATTTATCGGCTCGTGAACTGGATATTGTAAAAGGGTTGGTCAGTGGGTATAGTTACAAACTGATTGCCGACGAATTGCACATTAGTATTGACACCGTTCGATCCCACATCCGTAGTATTTACGATAAACTTCAGGTCAACTCCAAAACCGAAGCCGTTTTAAAAGCCATGCGGGAAGGATTGGTGTAA
- a CDS encoding DUF779 domain-containing protein — MTTQTIPRVDLTPAAADVIEKLRAQHGPLMFHQSGGCCDGSSPMCYAVGDFIIGSSDVWMGQIDGCDFWMSGDQFEYWRHTHLTVDVTRGRGASFSLEIPMGIRFLIRSRLFEENEMDHLTPIRIGGES; from the coding sequence ATGACAACTCAAACCATCCCGCGCGTAGACCTCACTCCGGCTGCCGCAGACGTTATCGAAAAACTTAGGGCTCAACACGGGCCACTAATGTTTCACCAGAGCGGAGGATGCTGTGATGGTTCGTCGCCCATGTGCTATGCCGTGGGCGATTTTATTATTGGGTCATCCGACGTGTGGATGGGCCAGATTGATGGCTGCGACTTCTGGATGTCGGGAGACCAGTTTGAGTACTGGCGACATACCCATCTCACCGTTGATGTCACACGTGGCCGGGGTGCCAGCTTCTCACTGGAGATTCCGATGGGCATCCGTTTCCTGATCCGCTCCCGGCTCTTCGAGGAAAACGAGATGGACCATTTGACGCCTATACGAATAGGGGGTGAATCGTAA
- a CDS encoding sensor histidine kinase, whose translation MFTGIRLLRSGLVGWLLAVWLSVGLRAQSAEVPFVRYTTEQGLSNDVITAIAKDPRGFLWIGTLNGLNRFDGVQFKIFKRTGQAKDLPGNYIVSNGITPDRNGYLWISTNRGLYRFDPIRERGQTIMLPQLQDKQADNDFISPVRFDQAGMGWFSSVDRLYRIDPQTLQLTAYSLPYATPTSYATPVPDRSGQLWLFMPGTLYRFDRATRQWTYVIGKKPIYATGAVDVIGLFESRNGQLFAQLAPWGLLRYDAKTNRFVKYLDHQLLVTEMAEAKGTDGKPVFWLGGLSQLTRYEPDKNKYTDFARIIDDPNSYPGGITGPLYNDSLTNALWVGTTHGLAVIDPLALKFGRQLVRVADDKELIENVQVIKQDRRNDSVYWGITDKVNLFRWNRQQSTLQAVPVPTSIAGKRSYALTQDLAGRVWVGLENGVGIYNPTTNQWQYRQDFLSDEADFTTDKRKLSVPNSSKNYPRVSVKQLYQDHRGRIWLGSVRRGLFWYDPATDQIRSWPIKGDSGQSLGVSRIQEDSRGRLWILTTRGLVRISPDRNHTVRVQIKTTGRTVQPSDQLQSTFLVDKARNVWLSGIDFLVKADTNGRISQTYTLANGLLADHIFGIAEDKRGHLWLATDEQLHELDPATGRFQYYSKASGLMANSLFQPITQNRQGELFIGAEGGFTYFRPEQLRQNRVPPPVVITEVRVNNHPRALEPAQSIQLAPGETTLTVAFAALNYSQSTKNRYAYRLVDFDDEWITTDARTATYTNLAPGNYQLRIRAANNDGIWNQTGTTLLIRVIPAYYQTLWFKLLILAVIIGALWGIYRNRQIQQQRVARIRDRIAKDLHDDIGSTLSSIRIFSDVVQTQIADVRPESVPLLQRISANASTLAESMQDIIWTTKARHDGLDDVVSRMREFGLRLTEAKGITFTMTVAEPFPALKLNVEQRRNMYLIFKESVNNAVKYADCTRVDVTLTVTGRQLHVLIQDDGQGFDPGTVRSGNGLANLQTRAHDIRAKLAISSAPGAGTSISLTATLS comes from the coding sequence ATGTTTACAGGCATCAGGTTGCTCCGTTCTGGTTTGGTAGGCTGGCTGCTGGCGGTCTGGCTATCGGTTGGGTTGCGTGCTCAATCGGCGGAGGTTCCTTTTGTTCGCTACACCACCGAACAGGGATTATCAAATGACGTCATTACGGCCATTGCGAAAGATCCGCGCGGTTTTTTGTGGATCGGTACGCTCAATGGGCTAAACCGCTTCGATGGTGTTCAGTTCAAGATTTTTAAACGTACAGGTCAGGCCAAAGATTTGCCGGGTAACTACATTGTCTCGAATGGGATTACACCTGATCGTAACGGCTATCTGTGGATATCAACAAACCGTGGTCTTTACCGGTTTGACCCGATCCGTGAACGGGGGCAGACCATAATGCTGCCACAACTCCAGGATAAGCAGGCTGATAATGATTTTATATCGCCTGTTCGTTTCGATCAGGCCGGTATGGGCTGGTTTTCCTCCGTCGATCGTTTGTATCGGATTGATCCCCAGACATTACAGCTGACGGCCTATTCATTGCCTTATGCGACGCCAACGTCCTATGCCACGCCAGTACCGGACCGGAGCGGACAATTATGGCTGTTTATGCCGGGAACCTTATATAGGTTTGATCGGGCAACGCGCCAGTGGACCTATGTTATTGGTAAAAAACCGATTTATGCTACGGGTGCGGTTGATGTCATTGGGTTGTTTGAGAGCCGGAACGGGCAGCTTTTTGCCCAGTTAGCGCCGTGGGGTCTATTGCGCTATGACGCTAAAACGAACCGTTTTGTCAAGTACCTTGACCACCAGCTACTCGTGACCGAAATGGCTGAAGCGAAAGGAACGGATGGTAAACCAGTTTTCTGGCTGGGCGGACTCTCGCAACTAACACGCTATGAGCCCGATAAAAATAAGTATACCGACTTTGCCCGAATTATCGATGATCCCAACAGCTATCCTGGGGGGATAACTGGCCCTTTGTATAACGATTCATTGACTAATGCACTCTGGGTGGGTACAACACATGGCCTTGCCGTAATTGATCCACTAGCGTTAAAATTCGGACGGCAACTGGTGCGCGTTGCCGATGATAAAGAATTGATCGAAAACGTGCAGGTTATAAAGCAGGATCGACGTAACGACTCAGTCTACTGGGGCATCACCGATAAAGTAAACTTGTTTCGCTGGAATCGACAACAGTCTACCCTCCAGGCAGTTCCTGTACCGACTTCTATTGCGGGGAAAAGGTCCTATGCACTCACACAGGACTTGGCCGGGCGGGTTTGGGTTGGCCTGGAAAATGGGGTTGGAATTTACAATCCCACCACTAATCAGTGGCAGTACAGGCAGGATTTTTTGTCTGACGAGGCCGACTTTACTACGGACAAAAGAAAGCTGAGCGTGCCAAATAGCTCAAAAAACTACCCAAGAGTTAGTGTTAAACAGCTATATCAGGATCATCGGGGACGTATCTGGTTAGGTTCTGTCCGACGGGGTTTATTTTGGTACGATCCAGCAACCGACCAGATACGTTCCTGGCCGATCAAAGGTGACTCTGGGCAATCTTTGGGCGTGAGTCGTATCCAGGAAGATAGTCGTGGGCGACTCTGGATACTAACAACCCGAGGATTGGTTCGGATCAGCCCTGATCGTAATCATACAGTACGAGTGCAAATAAAAACGACCGGGCGTACGGTTCAACCGTCAGATCAGTTACAAAGCACATTCCTGGTCGATAAGGCTAGGAATGTGTGGTTATCGGGCATTGATTTTCTGGTGAAGGCTGACACAAACGGGCGGATTTCCCAGACGTACACGTTAGCCAATGGACTATTAGCCGACCATATTTTCGGGATTGCCGAGGACAAACGCGGTCATCTCTGGCTGGCAACCGACGAACAGTTGCATGAGCTTGATCCCGCAACAGGGCGTTTTCAGTATTACAGTAAAGCCAGTGGTTTGATGGCGAACAGTTTGTTTCAGCCGATCACGCAAAATCGGCAGGGCGAATTATTCATTGGGGCTGAAGGCGGCTTTACTTACTTTCGACCGGAGCAATTACGCCAGAATCGAGTGCCGCCCCCGGTTGTCATAACTGAGGTTCGGGTCAATAATCATCCGCGTGCGCTTGAACCTGCCCAATCAATACAGCTGGCGCCAGGCGAAACGACCCTGACAGTCGCCTTTGCTGCGCTCAACTATAGCCAGTCTACAAAGAACCGATATGCGTATCGACTGGTAGATTTTGACGATGAGTGGATTACCACCGATGCCCGCACGGCAACGTATACCAATTTAGCACCCGGCAATTATCAGCTGCGCATTCGGGCGGCCAATAACGATGGCATATGGAATCAGACCGGCACGACCTTGCTGATACGGGTGATTCCGGCTTATTACCAGACACTATGGTTCAAACTCTTGATTCTGGCTGTCATTATTGGAGCCTTGTGGGGAATTTACCGCAATCGACAGATTCAGCAGCAACGAGTTGCCCGAATCCGCGATCGTATTGCCAAAGATTTGCACGATGACATTGGGTCTACGCTAAGCAGTATTCGTATTTTTAGCGATGTAGTTCAGACGCAGATTGCCGATGTTCGGCCAGAATCAGTGCCTTTGTTACAGCGTATTAGTGCCAATGCTTCCACGCTGGCCGAGTCAATGCAGGATATTATCTGGACGACAAAAGCGCGTCACGATGGCCTGGACGATGTGGTGAGCCGGATGCGGGAATTTGGCTTACGACTCACTGAAGCGAAAGGAATTACCTTCACAATGACTGTAGCCGAGCCTTTCCCGGCTCTGAAACTGAACGTCGAACAGCGACGGAATATGTACCTGATTTTCAAGGAAAGTGTCAACAATGCCGTTAAATATGCCGATTGTACGCGAGTAGACGTAACCCTAACTGTGACGGGGCGCCAACTCCACGTTCTGATTCAGGATGATGGACAGGGCTTTGATCCGGGTACGGTTCGCTCGGGCAACGGGCTGGCAAATCTGCAGACAAGAGCGCACGACATTCGGGCTAAACTCGCCATTTCATCAGCACCAGGCGCAGGCACATCCATTTCATTAACGGCTACTCTATCCTAA
- a CDS encoding T9SS type A sorting domain-containing protein, producing MKQFRLSIAVLLSVWGLAGMGDAKADNGLVVNGVNVEKSEQKKVRLYTQTTEPVDVSIIDADGNLLYRGIVSKSQKGVTSFNLNRLPDGQYFVTATNDTYWMSQVLTIKGNSVILDESNQKQLVQPTVSSYGKNKFEVNLPAKNVEEANVAIYDAQNVLVQTDSFKGSVRRFDLSSLPDGAYTFIVGPDQKQFATRIDIKH from the coding sequence ATGAAACAGTTCCGTTTATCAATTGCTGTACTACTTTCAGTATGGGGTCTGGCTGGCATGGGAGATGCTAAAGCCGACAATGGTTTGGTCGTAAACGGGGTAAATGTTGAGAAGTCCGAGCAAAAGAAAGTGCGTTTATATACCCAAACGACAGAGCCTGTTGACGTGTCCATCATCGATGCCGACGGCAACCTGCTCTATCGTGGAATCGTTTCCAAGAGCCAAAAGGGAGTTACTTCATTCAACCTGAACAGACTGCCCGACGGTCAGTATTTTGTAACAGCCACCAACGATACGTACTGGATGTCGCAAGTATTGACGATTAAAGGAAACTCGGTGATCCTCGATGAAAGCAACCAGAAACAACTGGTGCAGCCTACCGTATCGTCTTACGGCAAGAATAAGTTTGAAGTGAATCTACCTGCCAAGAATGTAGAAGAAGCGAATGTCGCCATCTATGATGCGCAGAACGTTCTGGTTCAAACAGATTCATTCAAAGGTTCAGTTCGTCGGTTCGATCTGTCATCTCTGCCCGATGGTGCTTACACGTTTATCGTAGGCCCGGATCAGAAGCAATTCGCAACACGCATTGACATTAAGCACTAA
- a CDS encoding aldehyde dehydrogenase family protein, translating to MEVLEAPSKILPRPEFKSQYENYIGGKWVAPVDGEYFNNTSPIDDSLIARVPRSKAADIDLALDAAHKAFPAWSRTSATERSNILLRIADKIEQNLEFLARVETVENGKAVRETLAADLPLVVDHFRYFAGVIRAEEGSLAELDSNTVSLIVKEPIGVVGQIIPWNFPLLMATWKLAPALAAGCCVVMKPAEQTPTSILVLMEVLEGLIPAGVVNIVNGFGPEAGKPLAQSKRVAKVAFTGETTTGRLIMQYASENLIPVTMELGGKSPNIFMESIADADDEFFDKCVEGAVMFALNQGEICTCPSRLLIHERAYDRFIERVIERTKAIKLGHPLDPETMMGAQASNDQYEKILSYIDIGKQEGAEVLTGGGPAGLVGNGLESGYYIQPTIFKGNNKMRIFQEEIFGPVVSVTTFKDGNEAIAMANDTLYGLGAGLWTRDAHELYQVPREIQAGRVWVNCYHNYPAHAPFGGYKKSGFGRENHHMMLNHYRQSKNILISYSKSKLGFF from the coding sequence ATGGAAGTATTAGAAGCCCCCAGTAAGATTCTGCCCCGGCCTGAGTTTAAGAGCCAATACGAAAACTACATCGGTGGCAAGTGGGTAGCACCGGTAGACGGTGAGTATTTCAATAATACATCGCCAATCGACGACAGTCTGATCGCCCGTGTTCCGCGTTCGAAAGCCGCTGATATCGATCTGGCGCTTGATGCTGCCCACAAGGCTTTCCCGGCCTGGTCGCGCACGTCAGCTACCGAACGCAGTAATATTCTCCTTCGCATTGCCGACAAAATAGAGCAGAATCTGGAGTTTCTGGCCCGTGTCGAAACGGTTGAAAACGGAAAAGCCGTTCGCGAAACACTGGCCGCCGATTTACCACTTGTCGTCGACCATTTCCGTTATTTTGCTGGTGTAATCCGTGCCGAAGAAGGCAGTCTGGCCGAGCTCGACTCTAATACTGTTTCGTTGATCGTTAAAGAACCCATTGGCGTTGTCGGGCAGATTATCCCCTGGAACTTCCCGCTCCTGATGGCCACCTGGAAACTGGCTCCTGCCCTGGCTGCGGGTTGTTGCGTTGTGATGAAACCCGCCGAGCAAACGCCTACGTCCATTCTGGTTTTGATGGAAGTACTGGAAGGGTTAATTCCTGCTGGTGTGGTGAATATTGTTAATGGCTTCGGACCGGAAGCGGGTAAGCCACTGGCCCAATCGAAGCGGGTGGCCAAAGTAGCCTTTACGGGTGAAACCACAACGGGTCGCCTGATTATGCAGTACGCATCCGAAAATCTGATTCCGGTAACGATGGAACTTGGCGGAAAATCGCCGAATATCTTCATGGAGTCGATTGCCGATGCCGATGATGAATTCTTCGACAAGTGCGTAGAAGGGGCGGTCATGTTTGCGCTGAACCAGGGCGAAATCTGTACCTGTCCATCCCGGCTCTTAATTCATGAGCGGGCCTATGACCGGTTTATCGAACGGGTGATCGAGCGTACCAAAGCAATCAAACTCGGCCATCCTCTCGATCCCGAAACGATGATGGGAGCCCAGGCCAGTAATGATCAGTACGAAAAAATTCTTTCCTACATCGACATTGGCAAGCAGGAAGGTGCCGAAGTTCTAACGGGCGGTGGCCCCGCCGGATTGGTTGGCAATGGACTTGAAAGTGGGTACTATATCCAGCCGACGATCTTCAAGGGCAACAACAAAATGCGCATTTTCCAGGAAGAGATTTTCGGCCCCGTGGTGTCCGTAACTACCTTCAAAGATGGAAACGAAGCCATTGCGATGGCGAACGATACCCTCTATGGTCTGGGTGCTGGCTTATGGACGCGCGATGCCCATGAGTTGTATCAGGTTCCGCGGGAGATACAGGCGGGCCGCGTATGGGTCAACTGCTACCATAACTACCCGGCACACGCTCCATTTGGCGGCTATAAGAAGTCGGGCTTCGGTCGGGAAAATCACCACATGATGCTCAACCATTATCGTCAGAGCAAAAACATTCTTATCTCGTATAGCAAGAGCAAACTTGGGTTCTTTTAA